One Pyrus communis chromosome 4, drPyrComm1.1, whole genome shotgun sequence genomic region harbors:
- the LOC137732417 gene encoding putative gamma-glutamylcyclotransferase At3g02910, protein MAAESPTDESKPHLIFSYGTLKQGFHNHKLTQDLIDRNDAVSLGPYVTQHSYPLVCGPHGIPYLINLPGSGHRIKGELYSVSTLGLARFDELEGTSIGHYERLPIHVIHGSGDGVVSAEAYFAHRSFGPAMWERNGKKGLSEFTENEARGYVKRQDRPYQGRTILEDVRQFVSGS, encoded by the coding sequence ATGGCGGCTGAGAGTCCGACGGACGAATCCAAACCCCATCTAATCTTCAGTTACGGCACACTCAAACAAGGCTTCCACAACCACAAACTAACCCAGGACCTCATCGACCGAAACGACGCCGTGTCCCTAGGCCCCTACGTCACCCAACACTCCTACCCTCTCGTTTGCGGACCCCACGGAATCCCCTACCTTATCAACCTCCCCGGGTCGGGCCACCGGATCAAGGGCGAGCTGTACTCTGTCTCGACCCTCGGACTCGCCCGGTTCGACGAGTTGGAGGGCACCAGCATCGGCCACTACGAGCGCCTCCCTATTCATGTAATCCATGGCAGCGGAGACGGCGTCGTTTCGGCTGAGGCTTATTTCGCACACAGGAGCTTTGGCCCTGCGATGTGGGAGAGAAATGGCAAGAAGGGTTTGAGCGAGTTCACGGAGAATGAGGCCAGAGGGTACGTGAAAAGACAAGATAGGCCATACCAGGGTCGCACCATTCTCGAGGACGTCCGACAATTTGTTTCCGGGAGTTAG